A region from the Desulfoglaeba alkanexedens ALDC genome encodes:
- a CDS encoding YcbK family protein, protein MTRREALKLLLLGNLAAPLFSFSPADAALPSYARYCSGRLNIYNLHTCEHLSVQYMDRFGRLNRKAIAKLQHIFRCHHTNQVHPISPRLYMLLDAVRSRVGALDRPYLLVSGYRSKAYNRLLRENGHGVALKSYHLKGMAADIRMDGVSLEDIRRVAATFSAGGIGTYPEFIHLDVGPVRSW, encoded by the coding sequence ATGACCCGTAGGGAAGCCTTGAAGCTTCTGCTGTTGGGAAATCTGGCGGCGCCCCTGTTTTCCTTTTCTCCGGCAGATGCGGCGCTACCCTCTTATGCACGGTACTGTTCCGGCCGGCTGAACATCTACAACCTTCACACCTGTGAGCACCTGAGTGTTCAGTACATGGACCGATTCGGCCGATTGAACCGGAAAGCCATCGCCAAGCTTCAGCACATCTTCCGCTGCCACCACACCAACCAGGTCCATCCCATCAGCCCGCGTCTCTACATGCTTCTCGACGCCGTGCGTTCCCGCGTGGGCGCCCTGGACAGGCCTTACCTGCTGGTGTCCGGCTACCGTTCCAAGGCCTACAACCGTCTGCTTCGAGAGAACGGCCACGGGGTGGCCCTGAAAAGCTACCATCTCAAGGGAATGGCCGCAGACATTCGCATGGACGGCGTTTCCCTGGAGGATATCCGCCGGGTGGCCGCCACGTTCAGCGCCGGCGGCATCGGCACCTATCCCGAATTCATTCACCTGGACGTGGGACCCGTCCGGTCCTGGTAG
- the smpB gene encoding SsrA-binding protein SmpB, protein MAAKKKAPKGSKDGIRLICSNKKAHHDFEILETFEAGIVLLGSEVKSLREGRANLKDSHAKIKRGEVFLHGAHISPYSSASYNNHEPERVRKLLLHRREIKRLLGKTQERGLTLVPLKMYFKQGKVKVELALARGKKVYDKRETLKRKQEARDMDRMRKKYKVP, encoded by the coding sequence ATGGCAGCCAAGAAAAAAGCACCCAAGGGATCCAAGGACGGAATACGCCTCATTTGCAGCAACAAAAAGGCGCATCACGACTTCGAGATCCTGGAGACTTTCGAGGCGGGCATCGTGCTTCTGGGTTCCGAAGTGAAATCCCTGCGTGAAGGCCGCGCCAACCTCAAGGACAGCCACGCCAAGATCAAGCGGGGCGAAGTCTTTCTTCACGGCGCGCACATCAGCCCCTACTCCTCGGCTTCCTACAACAACCACGAACCGGAAAGGGTGAGAAAGCTGCTTCTCCATCGCCGGGAAATCAAGCGCCTCTTGGGAAAGACCCAGGAACGCGGACTCACCCTGGTGCCGCTCAAAATGTACTTCAAGCAGGGCAAGGTGAAAGTCGAACTGGCCCTCGCCAGGGGCAAGAAGGTCTACGACAAGCGCGAAACCCTCAAACGCAAGCAGGAAGCCCGGGACATGGACCGGATGCGGAAAAAATACAAGGTTCCTTGA
- the ptsP gene encoding phosphoenolpyruvate--protein phosphotransferase, producing MVHALLMDGTPTTVQGIGVSPGIAIGKAYLVDHGSTPIAFHKLSGAAAEAEEAARFEEAVAKAERDLQAIKESIHPDLKEHLHILDAHQVILRDRLIYDETLRIIREEKLNAQWALKRSLRKVHELFASLEDEYIRSRVSDVDSVGERILRNLAGQEDLAIQGIRERVIIVAKDLSAADAAQLQLERTLGLVTEMGGRTSHTSILARALGIPAVVGAEKASRIIHTGDILIIDGASGKVIINPSEDQIGFYYELQEALENYLKEINRKAHLPALTTDRYRVRVEANIELLEEVVAAKDNGAESIGLYRTEFFFMNRDTAPEEEELYQEYRELAELMAPQTVTMRTLDLGAEKLGPWFAHPEQVNPALGLRAIRLCLQHQELFRTQLRAILRASAVARNIQLLFPLISGVGELYEAKRVLNEVRGDLERRRIPFDPDLRLGIMMEVPSAVAVADLLALEVDFFSIGTNDLIQYSLAIDRVNEHVAYLFDPLHPGILRMIKQVVDTGHRAGIPVTVCGEMAGEPIYVPIFLGLELDSLSMNPQSVPRVKNLIRRSVLAHCRVFLTEVLNMRTAEQIRMSLQEMVLRTFPEEFKFFDPSALSPKLRTAVA from the coding sequence ATGGTGCACGCATTGCTCATGGACGGTACTCCCACCACAGTTCAGGGAATCGGGGTGTCACCGGGTATCGCCATCGGAAAGGCTTACCTGGTGGATCACGGATCCACACCCATTGCGTTTCACAAGCTTTCGGGCGCCGCAGCCGAGGCCGAGGAGGCGGCGCGTTTCGAAGAGGCGGTGGCCAAGGCGGAACGGGATCTGCAGGCCATCAAGGAATCCATCCATCCGGATCTGAAGGAACACCTCCACATTCTGGACGCCCACCAGGTGATCCTGCGGGACCGGCTGATTTATGATGAAACGCTTCGGATCATCCGGGAAGAGAAACTGAACGCCCAGTGGGCGCTGAAGCGGTCGCTCAGGAAGGTCCACGAATTGTTCGCCTCCCTCGAAGACGAATACATCCGGAGCCGCGTTTCGGACGTGGACAGCGTCGGAGAGCGGATCCTTCGAAACCTGGCGGGCCAGGAAGATCTGGCCATTCAGGGCATCCGGGAACGGGTGATCATCGTGGCCAAGGACCTCTCAGCGGCCGACGCCGCTCAACTTCAGCTCGAGCGGACCCTAGGGCTGGTGACGGAAATGGGAGGCCGAACCTCGCACACCTCCATCCTCGCCCGAGCGCTTGGGATTCCCGCCGTGGTGGGCGCGGAAAAGGCTTCCCGGATCATCCACACCGGGGACATCCTCATCATCGACGGGGCTTCCGGAAAAGTCATCATCAACCCGAGCGAGGATCAGATCGGTTTCTATTATGAACTCCAGGAAGCCCTCGAAAATTACCTCAAGGAAATCAACCGCAAGGCCCACCTTCCCGCCCTCACCACCGACCGGTACCGGGTCCGGGTCGAAGCCAACATCGAATTGCTGGAAGAGGTGGTCGCGGCCAAGGACAACGGCGCCGAATCCATCGGTCTCTATCGCACGGAATTCTTCTTCATGAACCGGGACACGGCCCCGGAGGAAGAGGAGCTCTACCAGGAATATCGGGAACTTGCCGAGCTCATGGCTCCCCAGACCGTAACCATGCGAACGCTGGACCTGGGTGCTGAGAAACTCGGCCCCTGGTTCGCTCACCCCGAACAGGTGAATCCCGCGCTCGGCCTACGCGCCATCCGCCTCTGCCTCCAACATCAGGAGCTCTTTCGCACGCAACTTCGAGCGATCCTGAGAGCGAGCGCCGTCGCCCGGAACATCCAGCTCTTGTTTCCCCTCATTTCGGGCGTCGGAGAACTTTATGAGGCCAAGCGGGTGCTCAACGAAGTCCGGGGCGATCTGGAACGCCGGCGCATCCCTTTCGATCCCGACCTGCGCCTGGGCATCATGATGGAAGTTCCGTCCGCTGTGGCCGTGGCGGATCTCCTCGCCCTGGAAGTGGACTTTTTCAGTATCGGCACCAACGACCTGATCCAGTACAGCCTCGCCATCGATCGAGTCAACGAGCACGTGGCGTACCTTTTCGACCCGCTCCACCCGGGAATCCTCCGAATGATCAAGCAGGTGGTGGATACGGGCCACCGGGCGGGAATTCCCGTTACGGTCTGCGGCGAAATGGCCGGCGAACCCATCTACGTGCCGATCTTCCTGGGTTTGGAACTGGACAGCCTGAGCATGAACCCCCAATCCGTGCCCCGGGTCAAGAACCTCATCCGCCGCTCCGTTCTCGCCCACTGCCGTGTGTTTCTGACCGAGGTGTTGAACATGCGGACCGCCGAGCAGATCCGCATGAGCCTACAGGAGATGGTGCTGCGGACCTTCCCCGAGGAATTCAAGTTTTTCGACCCCAGCGCTCTCAGCCCGAAGCTCAGGACCGCCGTCGCTTAG
- a CDS encoding HPr family phosphocarrier protein yields MSDNTALEQEFTVSNRLGLHARVAAQIVKVASSFEAEIWFVKDKTSVSAKNILDVLSLQCPHGCKVRVISRGTDAAAALKAVAQLFKSKFGET; encoded by the coding sequence ATGTCAGACAACACGGCCTTGGAGCAGGAGTTTACAGTTTCGAATAGACTGGGTCTTCACGCCAGGGTCGCGGCTCAAATCGTCAAGGTGGCGTCCTCGTTTGAAGCGGAAATCTGGTTCGTCAAGGACAAAACCAGCGTGAGCGCGAAGAATATCTTGGATGTCCTCAGCCTGCAATGCCCTCATGGATGCAAGGTGCGCGTGATTTCCAGGGGGACGGATGCAGCGGCTGCGCTGAAAGCCGTTGCTCAGCTTTTCAAGAGCAAGTTTGGAGAGACGTGA